The stretch of DNA ATGGCAAACAAAGGTAATCCCGgagcgaagaggaagaagaagcaggaggcTGGCGGGCAGAAGAATCAGGAAGCTGGAGGGGAGAAGAAGCAGGGGGCTGGCGGGAAGAAGAAGCCGACCCTGCACTGCTTGGCACTTGAGGAGGAGAGAGGATGTAAAAAGTTCAATGAATATATGCAAGAACTGGCTAACAAGTCCCCTGGAAAAGATATATGCGTGGTTGAGCCATCTCGGGGGGATACACAAACACCTGGTGAAGCACTGCTAATTGAAGAGGCCCAGACAGCAATCCTCAGAGTCATTCATCTATacaaacaaaaacaacaacaaagcctttagtcccaaacaagttggggtaggctagaggtgaaacccataagatctcgcaaccaactcatggctctggcacatggatagcaagcttccacgcacccctgtccatagctacgaGGAAGGCTGGTGCTTCAGCACAGTCAGCGAGAGCAATACAGTCGTCACAAATCAAGACATTCCTAAGATTCTGAAAGATAATCGGGTGAGAGCAACAGCGGAAACAGTTACCAAATGCGTGACTGGTTTAGCTGAAATGCTTAAGAGGGTTGTCATGGATTTGAGCCCATCCTACCGACAGGATCCTAATATCAACAAGGAGCTGCGTCACCTCCTTGGTTTGATACGCAGATACAAGTTCAGGGCATGCACATTTTTGATCAAGTACCACGCAGCTACAGTTCCTCTAATCAACAGACTGATTCTCTTCATTATGATCTATGATCATACTGTAGAGATTCTAAGGCGCACTGACCCTAAGGCGTATAACACAGTAATGACGAGTCTTGACTGCCCAGCAAATTGGGACAATCTTGTGAGAAGTAATAACTTTCTTCTGATGTACTACGACTGGTAAGTGAAGCTCTTGTGTGTATGTTCCCAGGTGTATTACTTCTAAGTTGTGCTGTATATTACTACTGACTAGTATTGTTGCACTGCAGTGGAAAGTACGATCCACAGGCGACTACTGATGGTACAGACCCAGTACTGGAGCCTTTGAAGTTCCTCAGGAACTGCCCATCACATGCGATGCGACATAGCTTTTCTCGAGACGGGGGTGCATTTTGCAGGTTTGATCTTGCAAGAGCTCAATATCAGAGGTTTCCTGAGGTCATGGTATCAATGCAGACGAGTTTGCATTCGCTGGGGGAACTCCAAGCCTTGGGAACGCAATATCTGTTCCCTGCAAAGATAAAAGTGACGCCCAAAGGGCCTGAATCCTGATACTGAGTAGTTCCAGGCCTTGTTAACGCAATATATCTGTTGCAAGCAAGGATAAAATTGACGCCCAAAGGGCCTGATACAGACTAGCTCCAGGCCTTGGGAACGCAGTATCTGTTCCCCGCATGTATAAAAGTGACGCCCAGAGCCTGATACAGAGTAGATACCATAGTTCTTTTGTCCTGTTGTCTGAGATACTTTAGTGGCTGTTCAATCTCTTAGTTGACTTGGCCACTTGTAACTGTAGTATACGGTATTGCTGTAGGTGTGTAGTAGTGATACATATTCCTAATCCAACTTCTGTTCCTACAGAGTTTGAAAGATCATTTTGTTCTCTCCATGCTGCAAATTGCTTGGCCTGCATAAGGGATCGTCCTTTCTTTATTTGAAATAGCCTGTCATTTTGAGATTTCCAAAGAAACCACCTAAAACTGAAGATGTTCCTTAAAGAAGCATGTGACTGATTAGACATAAGACGGTGTGGTTTTAAGTAAGATTATGTATCTGTGCTGTCCCCCTACCTAAACTTGGCCCATAAGTGGGGCAGATTTTGAGTCGCCAAGACTGTCCGCCACGTCTGACTCGACATGCCGGATCCACCACAAAACCTTATAAATTGTCCAAATCCCCACCGCCCTCCTTCCTCCCAGCTTTGTCCGCACCCCAAATCCGCCCAACGGACACATTTTCCAACAAAGGGAAGAAATTGAAGAAAAAAGAGGAGGAGTACAAGCTCTTCTTGGATGTGCAAACGAGAGGATGGAGTTCGACTGAAAGAGGGTGCGGAAGAGGATGAAGATTTGGAGGAAGAGGATGGAGATGGAGAATAAATGGGAGAAATGGAGCTTGAGAAGGTAAAGGCATACAAGGTcattgagtgagagagagagagagagaaagtgagGCTCGCGAGGATCATGGAGGAGTCGGGGGTCATGTTGGTCGACACTAGCCCCATGGCTGACCATGCCAAGTAGCAATTTACCAACCAAAAGGAAATCAATGAGTGCAAGAAAGGCTCATTTGTGTATCCCTATGTATGAATTATTGAATTTTGTTTGTCGTGTCAATTTGGTTTTGCGTTGAATTGGTTATGTGCTATAATGATTAAATGATCTGTGTGCTTGGTGTTGTTTGAATTTTGGAATTTTGCATAGAGATCGCGGTTGGCCGACCGACAAATTACGTGTCCGTGGGCAAACAGAGAGGTCAAATTAGCTAGCAAACGCGACCGGACCGGTACGTGAACCTCAGAGGCGATTACTCAGGCGACTAGGGTTTCTGCCGgtccgccgccggccgcctccttGGCGGTGGCGTGGGGGCCGACACTTGCTGTCCCAGGTCATCGTCGCTAGGCGCCGGCTCTGGTCTCTCTCTGGACAGCGAAGTTATGGCCTCTCAGGTCGTCGTGGTGGATTAATCGTCTGCTCAGCCGGGTTTGATCGGAGGAGCATGCCGTGCATGGATTATTGAGATTGTCGTGGCTGTATTGTGCTTTAGCGCTACCTAGGTTGGATGCGGTGAACGCTTTTGGGGATGCCGCAATTTGACTTGGTGGAGTTGGTACCTTCTGATGGTGTTTGGACCTCCTTCGAGGAGGATTACCGCCCACAATGAAAATTATAAGTTGGAACTGTCGGGGCCTTCTTGGTACAATGACGCTTCAGCCACTGCTGGACATCCAAAGGCGACATAGGCCGGATGCGTTTTTTCTGTCCGAAATGCATTTGAATGATGTTAAGGCACAAGAGTTAAAGAGAAAACTAGCCATGGGCGAGATGATCTGCGaaccaagtgttgatggtagaaagGGTGGACTGCTTTTGGTCTGGAAGAAGGAGGTTAGGATCTACTTCCGAGGTTCCACTCTTGATTTTATTGACATGACAGTGGAAGAACCAAATGGAGAGGTGTGGAGGATGACTGGTATCTATGGAGAACCGAGCTGGGATTGCAAGGAGCACACGTTTCGTCTATTACGCGACCTGCATGCCCAATCTACCCTACCATGGACCGTACTTGGAGACGTTAATGAAATCATTTTCTCCTTTGAAAAAGAGGGAGGAGTCCCACGACATCAATCGCGACTACAAGCATTCCAAGATGCTTTGTCCGACTGTTCTCTAGAAGACATTGGCTACATCGGTGACATTTTCACATGGTTCCGAGGGGGCCTAAAAGAGAGGCTGGATCGGGCCGTCTCCAATGCTGCACGGATGGAATTACACCCTCTGGTAGGGTTGACGAACTTGGAGATGGGGAAGTCTGATCACCGACCCATATGCTTGGACTCTGACTATCTAGCAGGGGTCGCGGCGGCAACACCAAGACGTGAACGCAGATTCGTAGCAAGGTGGCTTGCTAAGGAGACCGTTGAGGAGATTGTCAGAACAACCTGGTTGAAAGCAGGTCAACAAGGCCTGGGACCCTTGGCTAAATTGAAACTGGAACTTGTTCACAATGACTTGCATGCATGGGACCGTACAGTACTGAAAGGACCTCGTAACCGGCTGAGAAAGGCTCAACAAGATCTCGATAGTCTAATGCATGTTCCCTTTTCTGTTGAAGTGAAGATGAAGCAAAAAGAGCTCTCAGTCCTCATTGAAAATTTGCTTGACCAAGAGGAGGTCTACTGGGCTCAGCGAGGCCAAGCCAAATGGCTTCGCCGCGGAGGTCGGAACACTAAACATTTTACCCATTTCGCATCTGCCAGGAGAAGGAGAAACCTTATAAAGAAACTGAAAAATAATGAAAACGGGTGGGTTGAGGGTAATGATAACCTCAACCCCCTTAATCATGATTATTTTGGCGGCCTGTTTAACTCTG from Triticum dicoccoides isolate Atlit2015 ecotype Zavitan chromosome 6A, WEW_v2.0, whole genome shotgun sequence encodes:
- the LOC119318229 gene encoding uncharacterized protein LOC119318229; this translates as MDSKLPRTPVHSYEEGWCFSTVSESNTVVTNQDIPKILKDNRVRATAETVTKCVTGLAEMLKRVVMDLSPSYRQDPNINKELRHLLGLIRRYKFRACTFLIKYHAATVPLINRLILFIMIYDHTVEILRRTDPKAYNTVMTSLDCPANWDNLVRSNNFLLMYYDCGKYDPQATTDGTDPVLEPLKFLRNCPSHAMRHSFSRDGGAFCRFDLARAQYQRFPEVMVSMQTSLHSLGELQALGTQYLFPAKIKVTPKGPES